One window of the Janthinobacterium sp. PAMC25594 genome contains the following:
- a CDS encoding lysis system i-spanin subunit Rz: MTTWRPLAACLLCGALAGWTTQGWRKDAAIAELQRQVATSKTAAATALAQATARVLTLERAAGAALMLRADHLTQEQTHARTERDRFNDDVRSGAVRLSIPVASSQCAATADPTATAGHRHETRAEIDPATAAALDAIAGDGDDATRQLNACIDAYNTVRDTYHVQTE; encoded by the coding sequence ATGACCACCTGGCGCCCGCTGGCCGCCTGCCTGCTGTGCGGCGCCCTGGCGGGCTGGACGACGCAGGGCTGGCGCAAAGACGCCGCCATCGCCGAGCTGCAGCGGCAGGTGGCCACCAGCAAGACCGCCGCCGCCACCGCACTGGCCCAGGCCACCGCCCGCGTGCTCACCCTGGAGCGCGCCGCCGGCGCCGCCCTAATGCTGCGCGCCGACCACCTCACCCAGGAGCAAACCCATGCGAGAACTGAACGTGACCGTTTTAACGATGACGTGCGCAGCGGCGCTGTGCGCCTGTCAATCCCCGTCGCCAGCAGCCAGTGCGCCGCAACTGCAGATCCCACCGCTACCGCAGGCCATCGGCACGAAACGCGCGCCGAAATTGACCCAGCGACTGCGGCAGCTCTTGACGCCATTGCCGGCGACGGCGACGACGCTACCCGCCAGCTAAACGCCTGCATCGACGCTTACAACACCGTGCGAGACACCTACCATGTACAAACCGAATAG
- a CDS encoding phage tail assembly protein, protein MHNDTQNQAVIELDEPIKRGDSFITALTVRKPKAGALRGISLIELANLNVSALQIVLPRITEPTLTAHDIANMDPADLLAVGAEVAGFLASKADRLSVSPTK, encoded by the coding sequence ATGCACAACGATACCCAAAACCAAGCTGTCATCGAGCTGGACGAACCGATCAAGCGCGGCGACAGCTTCATCACCGCGCTGACCGTGCGCAAGCCCAAGGCCGGCGCCTTGCGCGGCATTTCCCTGATCGAGCTGGCCAACCTGAACGTGTCGGCCCTGCAGATCGTACTGCCGCGCATCACCGAGCCGACCTTGACCGCGCACGACATCGCCAACATGGACCCGGCCGACCTGTTGGCCGTGGGCGCCGAGGTTGCCGGTTTTTTGGCGAGCAAAGCCGATCGCCTTTCGGTATCCCCGACGAAGTAG
- a CDS encoding GpE family phage tail protein produces the protein MADIAGVFHWTPAAMDGFTIDELMAWRERARQRSGAE, from the coding sequence ATGGCCGACATTGCCGGCGTCTTTCACTGGACGCCGGCAGCGATGGACGGTTTTACGATTGATGAACTGATGGCCTGGCGCGAACGTGCCAGGCAGAGAAGCGGAGCGGAATAG
- a CDS encoding phage baseplate assembly protein V — MHCMNADLSDLLRLLQNLIRLGTIAEVKGAKARVRLGPTLTTEWLKWATRRAGSTRTWSAPTVGEQVLVFSPGGDLTRGVILPALYSQEFDAPETSDTIHTTHYPDGAVVQYDHATHALTANLPGGTATITADKVTSNAPSTICTGNLTVMQNLIVNGATALNGGVNAKAGAAGGVAMAVQGTVKASEDVLAGAISLAKHAHGGVKAGGDQSGGPQA; from the coding sequence ATGCACTGCATGAACGCCGACCTGTCCGACCTCCTCCGCTTGCTGCAAAACCTGATCCGCCTGGGCACCATTGCCGAGGTCAAAGGAGCCAAGGCGCGCGTGCGGCTCGGGCCGACGCTCACCACCGAATGGCTGAAATGGGCCACCCGGCGCGCCGGCAGCACGCGCACCTGGTCGGCGCCCACCGTCGGCGAACAGGTACTCGTCTTTTCGCCAGGCGGTGACCTGACGCGCGGCGTCATCCTGCCGGCGCTGTACTCGCAGGAATTTGATGCGCCCGAAACCAGCGACACCATCCACACCACGCACTACCCCGATGGCGCCGTGGTGCAGTACGACCACGCGACCCACGCCCTGACGGCCAATTTACCCGGCGGCACGGCCACCATCACCGCCGACAAGGTGACGTCGAACGCGCCCAGCACCATTTGCACGGGCAACCTGACCGTCATGCAAAACCTGATCGTCAACGGCGCCACCGCACTGAATGGCGGCGTGAACGCCAAGGCCGGCGCCGCTGGCGGCGTGGCCATGGCCGTGCAAGGGACGGTCAAGGCCAGCGAGGACGTGCTGGCCGGCGCCATCAGCCTGGCCAAACATGCGCACGGCGGCGTCAAGGCCGGCGGCGACCAGTCGGGCGGGCCGCAAGCATGA
- a CDS encoding phage virion morphogenesis protein, with protein sequence MSDDLHALATWAGALLAKLQPAQRRAINHKVAIDLRRSQAQRIKAQQGPDGAAYPARKRRKEFKGKNGRIKRQKAAMFAKIRTAKHLKVKATGDQIEVGFFGWVARVAHVHQFGRQGQVSKKGPIYKYPERPLLGINEMDRNLIRESLLANIDKLY encoded by the coding sequence ATGAGCGACGACCTGCACGCTTTGGCAACCTGGGCCGGCGCCCTGCTGGCCAAGCTGCAGCCGGCCCAGCGCCGCGCCATCAATCACAAGGTGGCCATCGACCTGCGCCGCAGCCAGGCACAGCGCATCAAAGCGCAGCAGGGGCCGGATGGTGCGGCTTATCCGGCGCGCAAGCGGCGCAAAGAATTCAAGGGAAAGAATGGACGAATCAAGCGGCAGAAGGCAGCGATGTTTGCCAAGATTCGCACTGCCAAACACCTGAAGGTAAAGGCGACCGGAGACCAGATCGAGGTCGGGTTCTTTGGCTGGGTGGCGCGCGTGGCGCATGTGCATCAGTTTGGACGACAGGGACAGGTATCGAAGAAAGGGCCGATCTACAAATACCCGGAACGGCCGTTGTTGGGAATAAATGAAATGGATAGAAATTTGATACGCGAATCGCTCTTGGCCAACATCGATAAACTCTACTAG
- a CDS encoding phage tail protein, translating to MSTYFAILTEVGEAKLANAIALGQTLKLKNLAVGDGNGNLPMPVRTQKALVREVRRAGLNQLSIDPANTSQIIVEQVLPEDVGGWWIREIGIFDEAGDLCAVANCPPSYKPLMMEGSGRTQVVRIVLIVASTAAIELKIDPSIILATRKYVDDQDIVVRAYSDEQLAKHLAAVDPHPLLAKLAYVDQQDTNARTYGDQQLARHQAALDPHPLLAKVAYVDQQDTSARTYGDQQLAKHQTAADPHPLLAKVAYVDQQDTSARAYGDQQLAKHLAAADPHSQYSMKEIVTPPKFDASNKLANTDYVQRAQGNMVRYNDVIESRTLTAEDIGCALYFPYADKAITIPDPVSLGIPNNSGKCVKFFGLFNTGTILAAPGVIIGFDVGNVPTITIKPGQFLTLMATATNVWQVIDSTAELWRNADFANYFNNVAPTPARFDVSTRIATTEALKRSGITHSASFGFSAAATLTAEQVGGFVYTFGTGGFTLNLPSVAGLPTGSSITYSNQGGIASMPVTCAAQGGNTIQINGGVTANVKVAGGDSLTFVVIGANEWAAIGTGTLSASASFGASTGTSGYQKLPSGLILQWGTFISPATPGADVAVSFTIAFTTLHMVLVGASSPGTSPVSAWWKSQSPIGFVGASSSPSTATPWIAIGR from the coding sequence ATGAGCACATACTTTGCCATCCTGACCGAAGTGGGCGAGGCCAAGCTGGCCAACGCCATCGCCCTGGGCCAAACCCTGAAACTGAAAAACCTGGCCGTGGGCGACGGCAATGGCAATTTGCCCATGCCTGTGCGCACGCAAAAGGCGCTGGTGCGCGAAGTACGCCGCGCGGGCCTGAACCAGCTGAGCATCGACCCGGCCAACACCAGCCAGATCATCGTCGAGCAAGTCTTGCCCGAGGACGTGGGCGGCTGGTGGATACGCGAAATCGGTATCTTTGACGAGGCCGGCGACCTGTGCGCGGTGGCCAACTGCCCGCCCAGCTACAAGCCCCTGATGATGGAAGGCAGCGGGCGCACGCAAGTGGTGCGCATCGTGCTGATCGTCGCCAGCACTGCCGCCATCGAGCTGAAAATCGACCCGTCCATCATTCTGGCCACGCGCAAATATGTCGATGACCAGGACATCGTCGTCCGTGCCTACAGCGACGAGCAACTGGCCAAGCACCTGGCCGCTGTTGATCCGCACCCGCTGCTGGCCAAGCTCGCCTATGTCGATCAGCAGGACACCAATGCACGCACCTATGGCGACCAGCAGCTGGCCAGGCATCAGGCGGCTCTTGATCCGCACCCGCTCCTGGCCAAGGTCGCCTATGTCGATCAGCAGGACACCAGCGCACGCACCTATGGCGATCAGCAACTGGCCAAGCACCAGACTGCTGCAGACCCGCACCCGCTGCTGGCCAAGGTCGCCTATGTCGATCAGCAAGACACCAGCGCGCGCGCCTATGGCGACCAGCAACTGGCCAAGCACTTGGCTGCTGCCGACCCGCACTCGCAATACAGCATGAAGGAGATCGTGACACCGCCGAAGTTTGACGCGTCAAACAAGCTGGCCAACACCGATTATGTGCAGCGCGCGCAAGGAAACATGGTGCGGTATAACGACGTCATTGAAAGCCGCACGCTCACCGCCGAGGATATCGGTTGCGCCCTGTACTTCCCTTATGCGGACAAGGCCATCACCATTCCCGACCCGGTATCGCTGGGCATTCCCAACAATTCCGGCAAGTGCGTCAAGTTCTTCGGGCTTTTCAATACCGGCACCATTCTTGCCGCGCCAGGCGTGATCATTGGATTTGATGTCGGCAATGTACCGACCATCACGATCAAGCCTGGGCAATTCCTGACCCTCATGGCGACCGCGACAAACGTGTGGCAAGTCATCGACTCGACCGCCGAGCTGTGGCGCAATGCCGACTTTGCCAATTATTTCAATAACGTTGCGCCGACACCTGCGCGCTTTGACGTCAGCACCAGAATTGCCACAACCGAAGCGCTTAAACGCAGCGGCATCACGCATTCGGCATCGTTCGGCTTTTCCGCAGCCGCGACGCTCACCGCCGAACAGGTGGGCGGCTTCGTCTATACCTTTGGCACGGGCGGCTTTACATTAAACCTCCCGTCCGTCGCCGGCCTGCCCACGGGGTCCAGCATCACCTATTCCAACCAGGGCGGGATCGCGTCCATGCCGGTGACATGCGCCGCGCAAGGCGGCAATACCATTCAGATCAACGGCGGCGTCACAGCCAACGTCAAAGTAGCTGGAGGCGACTCGTTGACATTTGTTGTCATCGGCGCCAATGAATGGGCGGCCATCGGCACGGGCACCCTCTCGGCCTCCGCGTCATTTGGCGCCAGCACTGGCACGTCGGGCTATCAGAAACTGCCGAGTGGCCTCATTTTGCAATGGGGAACGTTCATTTCCCCGGCCACGCCTGGCGCGGATGTCGCGGTCAGCTTCACCATCGCCTTTACGACGCTGCACATGGTGCTCGTCGGTGCTTCCAGTCCCGGCACATCGCCTGTCTCGGCCTGGTGGAAGAGCCAATCGCCCATCGGCTTTGTGGGGGCATCCAGCAGCCCAAGTACAGCCACCCCATGGATCGCCATCGGACGCTAA
- a CDS encoding baseplate J/gp47 family protein: MSTPIDLTQLPAPSVVEVLDFEAILATRKAHLVSLLPEAERAAVTALLELESEPATKLLEENAYQETILRNRVNEAGKAVMLAFALDGDLDQLGANVNVARLVITPANPNALPPVAAVMEDNDAYRLRIQEAPDGLSVAGPKASYEFHARSSDGRVKDASATSPAPASVTVTVLANNDTGIADAALLATVARALNAEEVRPLGDRLTVQAAQVLDYQIEATLFIGVGPEVPILLDAARANAVRVSQPRRPLGHSIYRSACSAAVHVEGVRKVVLTSPAADIELNATQAARCTAIKLNVVVRDE; the protein is encoded by the coding sequence ATGAGCACGCCCATCGACCTGACCCAGTTGCCGGCGCCCAGCGTGGTCGAGGTGCTGGACTTCGAAGCCATCCTCGCCACACGCAAAGCCCATCTGGTGAGCCTGCTGCCGGAAGCCGAGCGCGCGGCCGTGACGGCCCTGTTGGAGCTGGAATCGGAACCGGCCACCAAGCTGCTGGAAGAAAACGCGTATCAGGAAACCATCCTGCGCAACCGCGTCAACGAGGCGGGCAAGGCCGTCATGCTGGCGTTTGCCCTGGACGGCGACCTGGACCAGCTGGGCGCCAACGTCAACGTGGCGCGCCTGGTCATCACGCCGGCCAATCCCAACGCCCTGCCGCCCGTGGCCGCCGTCATGGAAGACAACGACGCCTACCGCCTGCGCATCCAGGAAGCGCCGGACGGCCTGTCCGTGGCCGGCCCGAAAGCGTCCTACGAATTCCACGCCCGCAGCAGCGACGGCCGCGTCAAGGACGCGAGCGCCACCAGCCCGGCGCCGGCCAGTGTCACCGTCACGGTGCTGGCCAACAACGACACCGGCATCGCCGACGCCGCGCTGCTGGCCACCGTGGCGCGCGCGCTCAATGCCGAGGAAGTGCGCCCCCTGGGCGACCGCCTGACGGTGCAAGCCGCCCAAGTCCTCGACTACCAGATCGAGGCCACCTTGTTTATTGGCGTCGGCCCGGAAGTACCGATCCTGCTGGACGCCGCGCGCGCCAATGCCGTGCGCGTGTCGCAGCCGCGCCGCCCGCTGGGGCACAGCATCTATCGATCCGCCTGCAGCGCCGCCGTCCACGTCGAAGGCGTGCGCAAGGTCGTCTTGACCAGCCCGGCGGCGGACATCGAGCTGAACGCCACGCAGGCCGCGCGCTGCACGGCCATCAAATTGAATGTCGTGGTGCGCGATGAATAA
- a CDS encoding GPW/gp25 family protein produces the protein MMGMHAATGRSLTGLDHLRQSVTDILTTPIGSRIRRRRYGSEVPELIDQPLNSATQLRIYAATAFALRRWEPRLQLASVQLTCDTDGDIALLLDGTANGQGITMAVPVKQGGAV, from the coding sequence ATGATGGGCATGCACGCCGCCACCGGGCGCAGCCTGACGGGCCTGGACCACCTGCGCCAGTCGGTGACCGACATCCTCACGACACCCATCGGCTCGCGCATCCGACGCCGCCGCTATGGTTCCGAAGTGCCCGAATTGATCGACCAGCCCCTGAACAGCGCCACGCAGTTGCGCATCTATGCCGCCACCGCCTTTGCCCTGCGCCGCTGGGAGCCGCGCCTGCAGCTCGCCAGCGTGCAGCTGACGTGCGACACGGACGGCGACATCGCGCTGCTGCTCGATGGCACGGCGAATGGCCAGGGCATCACGATGGCCGTGCCCGTCAAGCAAGGGGGCGCCGTATGA
- a CDS encoding phage major tail tube protein has translation MGLPRKLKNFNLFQNGVSFVGMVPEVTLPKLSRKMEEYRAGGMSGPVSVDFGNEALSLEWSGGGLIAEALKQYGAHSHGAVQLRFAGAYQEDDDGTVAAVEVVVRGRYKEIDMGGAKMGDDTTHKYTMACSYYKLLIDGATVIELDFMSGTENFGGGDTNAAIRKAIGL, from the coding sequence ATGGGCCTGCCCCGCAAACTGAAAAATTTTAACTTGTTCCAGAACGGCGTTTCCTTCGTGGGCATGGTGCCCGAAGTCACCTTGCCGAAACTCAGCCGCAAGATGGAAGAGTACCGCGCCGGCGGCATGAGCGGCCCCGTGTCCGTCGACTTCGGCAACGAGGCGCTGTCGCTGGAATGGAGCGGCGGCGGCCTGATCGCCGAAGCCCTGAAACAGTACGGCGCGCACTCGCATGGCGCCGTGCAGCTGCGCTTTGCCGGCGCCTACCAGGAAGACGATGACGGCACGGTCGCCGCCGTCGAGGTCGTCGTGCGCGGCCGTTACAAGGAAATCGACATGGGCGGCGCCAAGATGGGCGACGACACCACGCACAAATACACCATGGCTTGCAGCTATTACAAGCTGCTGATCGACGGCGCGACCGTCATCGAACTGGACTTCATGAGCGGCACCGAAAACTTTGGCGGCGGCGACACCAACGCCGCCATCCGCAAGGCCATCGGCCTGTAA
- a CDS encoding phage tail protein, producing the protein MYKPNSLRQHLAAAIPQLQRDPDRLLVFADEGNVVASATASLSFEYRFKLNLIVTDYAGDADAIMVALIAWLKVHQLDLLANEERRKHGIAFEVDFNNHETVDISIKLDLTERVAVKTGEAGRLDIKHLAEIQHMPAYADEFWKLYDGETLLAEWRTPEATP; encoded by the coding sequence ATGTACAAACCGAATAGCCTGCGCCAGCACCTGGCCGCCGCGATTCCCCAGCTGCAGCGCGACCCCGACCGCTTGCTGGTCTTCGCCGACGAGGGCAACGTGGTGGCGTCGGCCACCGCCTCCCTGTCCTTCGAATACCGCTTCAAGCTCAACCTGATCGTCACCGATTACGCGGGCGACGCGGACGCCATCATGGTGGCCCTGATCGCCTGGCTGAAAGTCCACCAGCTCGACCTGTTGGCCAATGAAGAGCGGCGCAAGCACGGCATCGCCTTCGAGGTCGATTTTAATAACCATGAAACAGTCGATATTTCCATCAAGCTCGACCTCACCGAGCGCGTGGCCGTCAAGACTGGCGAAGCGGGCCGCCTCGACATCAAGCACCTAGCCGAGATACAGCACATGCCGGCCTACGCGGACGAGTTCTGGAAACTGTACGACGGCGAGACCCTGCTGGCCGAATGGCGCACGCCCGAGGCGACGCCATGA
- a CDS encoding phage tail protein I, whose translation MNKRVPTLPPNTTALERAIAVACAELVNVPVPLRELWNADRCPVALLPFLAWACSVDRWDDAWPESIKRGAIKAAYFIHKHKGTIAAVRRVVESLGYLIRITEWWQTTPPGVPGTFRLDVGVLDTGITDAMFQEMERLIADAKPVSRHMTGLAIYLESRGSIYAGACAYHGDAMTVYPWIAETIEVRGTLLQAGASHTIDTLTIYP comes from the coding sequence ATGAATAAGCGCGTGCCCACCCTGCCGCCCAATACCACGGCGCTGGAGCGCGCCATTGCCGTGGCCTGCGCCGAGCTGGTCAACGTGCCCGTGCCGCTGCGCGAGCTGTGGAATGCCGACCGCTGCCCGGTCGCCTTGCTGCCGTTCCTGGCCTGGGCCTGTTCCGTCGACCGCTGGGACGACGCCTGGCCCGAATCGATCAAGCGCGGCGCCATCAAGGCGGCCTATTTCATCCACAAGCACAAGGGCACGATTGCCGCCGTGCGCCGCGTGGTCGAGTCCCTGGGCTATTTGATCCGCATTACCGAGTGGTGGCAAACCACGCCGCCGGGCGTACCGGGCACGTTCCGCCTCGACGTCGGCGTGCTCGATACCGGCATCACCGATGCCATGTTTCAGGAAATGGAGCGCCTGATCGCCGACGCCAAGCCCGTCAGCCGCCACATGACGGGCCTGGCCATTTATCTGGAAAGTCGCGGCAGCATTTATGCGGGCGCTTGCGCCTACCACGGCGACGCCATGACCGTGTATCCCTGGATCGCGGAAACCATCGAAGTGCGCGGCACGCTGTTGCAGGCCGGCGCATCCCATACCATCGACACCCTGACCATCTATCCATGA
- a CDS encoding phage tail sheath protein codes for MATDYHHGVRVIEINEGSRPIRTVSTAVLGLIATADDADPAAFPLDTPVLVTNVLAAMGKAGKTGTLYRTLAAIAAQTKPLTVVVRVAEGETEAETTTNAVGGVSPDGKYLGAQALLAAQSKLGVKPRILGAPGLDTQAVTNALASVAQRLRAFVYASAYGCATVTAATTYRGQFGQREVMVIWPDFVNWDTAIDAEASMSAVAYAMGLRAKIDEETGWHKTLSNVVVNGPTGISKDVFFDLQDPATDAGVLNAKEVTTLINMGGYRFWGSRTCEAPGGFFYFESYTRTAQVLADTIAEAHFAFVDLPLHPSLVRDLLESINAKFRDLKLQGYIIDGHAWYDEQYNDKTALKDGKLAIDYDYTPVPPLENLKFQQRITDRYLADFASRIAA; via the coding sequence ATGGCCACCGACTACCACCATGGCGTGCGCGTCATTGAAATCAACGAGGGTTCGCGCCCGATTCGCACCGTGTCCACCGCCGTGCTGGGCCTGATCGCCACGGCCGACGATGCCGACCCGGCCGCCTTCCCGCTTGACACGCCCGTGCTCGTCACCAACGTGCTGGCCGCCATGGGCAAGGCCGGCAAGACCGGCACCTTGTACCGCACCTTGGCGGCCATCGCCGCGCAGACCAAACCCCTGACGGTCGTGGTGCGCGTGGCCGAGGGCGAAACGGAAGCGGAAACCACGACCAATGCCGTGGGCGGCGTCTCGCCCGATGGCAAGTACCTGGGCGCCCAGGCGCTGCTGGCCGCACAAAGCAAGCTGGGCGTCAAACCGCGCATCCTGGGCGCACCGGGCCTGGACACCCAGGCAGTGACTAACGCGCTGGCCAGCGTGGCGCAGCGCCTGCGCGCCTTCGTGTATGCGTCCGCCTATGGCTGCGCCACCGTCACGGCGGCCACCACCTATCGCGGCCAGTTCGGTCAGCGCGAAGTGATGGTCATCTGGCCCGATTTCGTGAACTGGGATACCGCCATCGATGCCGAGGCCAGTATGTCCGCCGTCGCTTACGCCATGGGCCTGCGCGCCAAGATCGACGAGGAAACGGGCTGGCACAAGACTTTGTCGAATGTCGTCGTCAACGGCCCCACCGGCATCAGCAAGGATGTGTTTTTCGATCTGCAAGACCCGGCCACCGATGCCGGCGTGCTCAATGCCAAGGAAGTGACCACCCTGATTAACATGGGCGGATACCGCTTCTGGGGTTCGCGCACCTGCGAGGCGCCGGGCGGCTTCTTCTATTTTGAAAGCTACACGCGCACGGCCCAGGTGTTGGCCGACACCATCGCCGAAGCGCATTTCGCCTTTGTCGACCTGCCCTTGCATCCGTCCCTGGTGCGCGACCTGCTGGAAAGCATCAACGCCAAGTTCCGCGACCTGAAATTGCAGGGCTACATCATCGATGGCCATGCCTGGTATGACGAGCAGTACAACGACAAGACGGCGCTGAAAGACGGCAAGCTGGCCATCGATTACGACTACACGCCTGTGCCGCCGCTGGAAAACCTGAAATTCCAGCAGCGCATCACCGACCGCTACCTGGCCGACTTCGCCTCGCGCATCGCCGCGTAA